The genomic window GATGGAAACGAAAGCTGCTCACAGTGACCCTTCCTGAATTGTCGAACTAACGTTCGATAGCCTAGCAGGGTCTCCAAAAAAGTCAAGTTTGTCGGGTTTTTTCGAGACCTAGCGAAGGAGAATCCGTCGCTTGTCGAAGAGTGTCACCAGAAAGAAAGTCAACAGGCTGACAATCCAGGTGAAATAGATCGGGTGGGGCAGAATCCTCCAGGATTCCGGAGCCAGGAGCCAGAGACCCAGGGCCGCCATGGTGCTCAACAGGGTCCAGGTGGCAGAACTTTTTCGGCAGACTGCGGGCCAGAACATCGTCATCAGGACGATCAGGGTATAGGCCGTTGTCAGGGTCAGGCCGATCAGCAGCATTTTCAGAATCCCGCTCACGGTCATCGCCAGCAGAAAGGTCAAGGCACTCAGGGCCAGAACCGTTACCCGGCTCAGGATCTGTTCTCCGGCCCCGGAGAGATCGGGGGCAAAAAAACGTTTCACAATATCATGGGAAACCAGGGTGGCACTGCCCATCAGAAGTGCCGATGCCGTGCTGACATCGGCAGCCCACAGTCCCGCGAGAACCAGTCCCGCGGCCAGGGGAGGAAGGTCGAGCACCACGCGAGGCAAGGCCTCCGCGGGGAGAATGCCGGGGTGGAGGACAGCCGCACTCATTCCGAGCAGGGCGCTGATAAAACCCACCGGGGCGATAATGAGGGCGCCAAGAAGAAAGCCCCGGCGCGCGCTGTTCTCGTTCTTTGCAGCAAAGCCGATCTGGATAATCGATTGTGTGGAGTGCGTGGTGGTCAACATCACGAGAAACCAGGCCACAATCAGGCCCGGGCCCACAGCAAGAAGGTCAAAGCCGCCATGTGCTTCCGGTAACTGCGAGGCCAGCGTTGAAACTCCCCCCAGTTTTCCAAGAGTCAGGATCGCCGCCAGCAAGATGCCGCCATAGATCACCAGAACATTGATGACATTCGTGAGTCCGGCAGCCCAGAAACCCCCGATCAGCGTGATACCGACAAAGACCAGAGCCGTTACGGCCATGCCCGCCCGAAAGCTGAACACCCCCGGCATCAGGGAGGAGAGAATTGCTCCCCCGGCGACATATTGAAGAGAGGTGATCACCAACTGCAAAAGAAGCTGCCCGGCAACTCCGATCACACGGCCCGCCACGCTGTAGTATCTTTCGAAAAGTTCCGGGAGGGTGGTAATCTCAAGTCGGCGATAGCGACGAGCCGCCAGAAGCCCCATTACCGCAGCGCCAAAGGCCCAGGCGGCATTGTACCAGCCCGCGGAAATGCCCTTTGTATACGCCCTTTCGGCAACCCCGATGGTGGAAGCTCCCCCGACCGCAAGTCCTGCCAAGAGGGCCGCCGCCACACCCGCGGGGAGGCTTCTTCCGGCGAGAAGGTAGCCTACCATGCCCCCACCGCCGCGGGCCGTCAGCTTTCTCGCCCACCAGGTCACGGCAAAGAGGGCGGTCACATAGACCGAGATCACCGCAACAGGAACCCAGTGCGTCACGAGGAATTGACCTTCATTCGAACATCCACCACCGAGGGAGCCACTCCGGGCGCATAAAGAAAGACGGGGTTCAGGTCCATTTCGGCAATCTGCGGAAAGTCGGCAGCCAGACGGGACACGCGGAGAAGAAGATCCTCCAGTGCTTCCAGATCCACACCATCTTCCCCGCGAATGCCCTCGAGAATCGGCCAGGCGCGAATCCCCTGCATCATCTCACGAGCCTCGGGGCGGCTGAGGGGAGCCACTCCGACAATCACATCTTTCATGACCTCCACAAAGACCCCTCCGAGGCCAAAGAGGACCAGGCTCCCCAGGCCCGGCGACGCATTGACCCCCAGAATCACCTCTCTCCCGGTTTCTTTCTGTTCCATCAGAAGGTAGCCGGGCTGCTTCCCTGAAAATCGCTCTTCCATGTCCGCAAAGGCGGCGGCCAGTGCTTCCTCATCTTCAATGCCGAGAATCACACCTCCCTCGTCGCTCTTATGGACAAGATCCGGGGAGTCCACCTTCAGGACACAGGGGAAGCCGGTCTTCTCCGCGGCGGACTTCAGATCCTCCTCGCCCCTGATCCCCGCATAAGCAGGGAGTGGCAGACCATAGGCCGCCAGAACATCGAGGGCCTTGTCCTGGGGAAGGTACTGCTCCGGGTATTCAGCGAGAATCTTCTCCGCGGCCTGTCGATCCACAGACAGTTCGGGAGCGTCCTCCCGGTCCCGATCGCGAAGTGCGGCGTATTGAGCCATGAAAGCCAGAGAGCGGGCGCCGTCCTCGGCAAATTCGTAAACGGGAATCTCCGACTCGCGGAGGCGGTCAATCAGGGGATAGTACTCGCTGGAAGTCTCTACCACCATGACCAGAGGTTTCCCGGAGCTGTCGGCAGCCTCCCGAATCTTCGCGGCAATCGCATCGAGATCCACAAAGGGTGCGGTAACGAAAAAGACACAGACCATGTCCACACCCTCTTCCTGGAGAAGGGTGTCCACGGCCGCGAAGTAATGCTCCGCACCGCCGGTGGCCACGACATCCACCGGGTTGCCGAGACTGGCTTCCGCGTAAAGGCTCTCCTTCAGTCGCTCGCGTCCCGCATCGGACCATTGGGCCAGTTCCAGACCGTGATGTACGGCCTCATCCACCATCTGAATTCCGGGGCCTCCGGTATTGGTCACCATGCCGATTCGCTTGCCCTTCGGCGGATTCTGGCTGTTCAGGGCAATGGCGGTCTTGATCATTCGCTCGCTGTCATGAAACTCCAGAACGCCCGCCTTGCGGAACATGGCCCTTGCCATGGCGGCCTGATTCACCAGGGTACCCGTATGACTGGAAACTGCCACCGAGCCTTCGTGGGTGCGCCCGGCCTTGATGGCAAGAATCGGCTTGTGCGGAGTAATCTTCGAAGCCACTTCAAGAAAAGCCTGCGGATCCTTGAAGCTCTCGATCTGCATCATGATGGCACGGGTTCCTTCATCCTGGCCGTAGTATTCCAGAATCTCCGGCATGCTAAGGTCGCACTCGTTCCCATAGGAACAGTAAAGCCGGTGACCCAGCCCCACATTGTGCAAATGGAGTTTCAGCAGTTCCCCCATTCCGCCGCCCTGGGCGATAATGGAGATATTCCCGGGCTTCATGGGCACAAAGGTGAAGTTTGCATAGACCGAGATTTCGGGATCGGAGTTCTGGATTCCCTGGCTGTTGGGTCCGAAGATTCTCATTCCATAGGAGTGGGCGAGTTCGACCATCTCTCTCTCGCGCTGGATCCCCTCTTCTCCCACTTCCTTGAATCCGGCGGTGTGAACAATGGCGAATTTCACGCCCTTTTCGCCACACTCCTTGATGACTTGGGGAACCAGAGAGTGCTTGACCGAGATGTTCACCAGGTCGATTTCGTCAGGAACATCCAGCACGGACTGGAAACACTTGAAACTGCGGATCTGTCGGCTCTTTGGGTTGATCGGATAGATCGGGCCCTTGAAGCCATAGGCTGCCAGATTGCGAATGACGATGTTACCGATTGAAAAGGGATTGTTCGAGGCACCGATGACCGCAACCGATCCTGGCCTGAAAAGTCCATCAAGCATTGGCGTCTCCATGGTTGGATTCCTGAATTGCTGCGAGTGCCGCGCCGAGCGCCCCTGTAAACTGAGGGTGGGGAGGAACGCTGACTTCCTTGTCCAGTTTTTCCGAAAGGATCTCCACGATTACGGGATTGTGTGCCACGACACCGCCGGTGGCCAGAACCTCCCCCTCAAGAGGATCCATCTCAATAACCCGGGCCACCACTGACTCGAAGGCTCCGCGAATGATGCCCTCCACTGCGGCTCCCTGCCGCAGGTGGGACAGAATCTCCGTCTTCGCAAACACCGTACAGAAACTGCTGAGTTTGACCGCCTTCTCCGCGCTCCGGGCAAGCGGATCCATCTCCTCCAGATTCACTCCCAGACGAAGGGCAATCTCTTCGATAAAGGCCCCGGTGCCTGCAGCACACTTGCGATTCATCTTGAAGTTCGCGCGGCGGCCTCCGGGTTCAAGGCGGATCACCTTGTTGTCCTGGCCCCCGATGTCCACGATGGAAATTGCCCGGGGAGCCAGATGGTAACAACCAAGCCCGTGGCAGTGGATCTCGGTAAGGGTCTTGTCGGCAAAGGCCACATTGTGCCGCCCGTAACCCGTGGAGACCGTCGCCTGCAGTTCGTCCCGCGATGCGCCGGCTTCTGCCAGAGATTCCTCAAGACAGAGAAGGGAAGTGGCCTGGTAGTCCACTCCTGAAGTGTGAACCGAGCGAGCGAGAGTCTTTCCCTCCCGGTCGACCAGAACCAGCTTTGTGGCAGAAGCTCCGACATCTACCCCGCAAAAGACCTGAGCCAAGGACTACCCCCGCGAATGGTGTTTTGTCTCGTGCAACTGCTCGACCAGGGCTTCGAACTGTGTCCTGGCCTGCTCCTCGGAATAGAGCCGGAGATCGTTGAGGTCCCCATTGATCACCACATAGGGAATCCCGAGCTTTTCCACCACTCTCTCGGGCAGTCCGTAACGGTTGTTGGAGTTGTTCGGACAGGTTTTGGCATCGTGATAGATGATCCCGTCGATGCCGTAATCTCGCACCATGCCTTCAAGGTAGTTCAGCTTGTACTTCTCGCCGCGGACAATGAACAGCTCGGTATAGGCCCGTGCCATTCCCTCAAAAGGGTCTTCATGAGCAAGGTCTTCGAAAATCCAGCTGTTACAATAAGTGGAAGCGCTTACGCAGACCTGCTGGCTTGCAAACAGTTCCGCATGCTCCCGGATTTTCCCCCAGACCGGCATTCCGTCCCAGTAGAAGCGCAGGGTTTCCCCGTCCACGGCCCCCACCTGTTCGGCCACCCGCCCTTCCAGTTCTTCGATCAGCATCTCGTAGTAACGCTCCGCGCGAGGGTCACCTCTTAGCACCACAGCGGGGCCCATGTGAATGGTCCCATCGAAAAAGGTGATCGGCGACGGGTGCTGTTCTGCAAGACGAAGTACTTTCTTCCAGAGAAGAGTGCATCGATAGGAGGAAGCCGTTATTTCCTTGAGTCGATCCATGTCGAACTTGCGGCCACTCACCTCTTCCATCAGCGGAAGCAGATCCCGGTGCTGGGCGATGAGCCCCTGGAGGTGCGAAGGAGTGATTTCCTCAATGGCTCTCATGGTGTCGATCCCCGCCATCGGAACCCCGAATTCGCGTTCGTAGAAAGCAAACCAGTCCTTCACATCACGGCACTGATTTGTGTTGAACACGAGAAGATCCGGCTTGGGGACACTTTCCATTCCAAAGGCCGGCGTCAGGGGAGTCTTTCCGAGCAGGTAGCTCCCCACATCACTGGTCAGGTAGGAACAGATGTCGGGAGAATAGCCGGCGGCATTGGCCGCGGGAATCAGGTCGGCGGCCATTCGGGATGATCCGAGAACGGCACCATGGTTTTCCGGGAAGTAGACATCGAAGCCGAAGGAGCGAAGCAACTCGGCGGGTCCAACACTGGTACACCAGGCCACCTTGCGCTTGTCATCCCTGGATGCCTCATCGAGTTCCATGAAATAGTCTGCCATCAGCTTCTTCATGGGACCGGTGGACTGGATCTTCTTGATCGCTGTTTTCCGTTCTTCCGGCATTATCCCTCCTTTTCATACAGATTAGACCGAATTGGAGGGGGCGATGTCAAGGCAGGGGGACTTGCGGAAAGTCGCTCCGGGAGTGTAAGATTCCCGAAACCCCAACCTGGACCCAGAATGAAGAAATACTTACCACTCTTTC from Candidatus Krumholzibacteriia bacterium includes these protein-coding regions:
- a CDS encoding sodium:solute symporter family protein; amino-acid sequence: MTHWVPVAVISVYVTALFAVTWWARKLTARGGGGMVGYLLAGRSLPAGVAAALLAGLAVGGASTIGVAERAYTKGISAGWYNAAWAFGAAVMGLLAARRYRRLEITTLPELFERYYSVAGRVIGVAGQLLLQLVITSLQYVAGGAILSSLMPGVFSFRAGMAVTALVFVGITLIGGFWAAGLTNVINVLVIYGGILLAAILTLGKLGGVSTLASQLPEAHGGFDLLAVGPGLIVAWFLVMLTTTHSTQSIIQIGFAAKNENSARRGFLLGALIIAPVGFISALLGMSAAVLHPGILPAEALPRVVLDLPPLAAGLVLAGLWAADVSTASALLMGSATLVSHDIVKRFFAPDLSGAGEQILSRVTVLALSALTFLLAMTVSGILKMLLIGLTLTTAYTLIVLMTMFWPAVCRKSSATWTLLSTMAALGLWLLAPESWRILPHPIYFTWIVSLLTFFLVTLFDKRRILLR
- a CDS encoding 2-hydroxyacyl-CoA dehydratase family protein — encoded protein: MPEERKTAIKKIQSTGPMKKLMADYFMELDEASRDDKRKVAWCTSVGPAELLRSFGFDVYFPENHGAVLGSSRMAADLIPAANAAGYSPDICSYLTSDVGSYLLGKTPLTPAFGMESVPKPDLLVFNTNQCRDVKDWFAFYEREFGVPMAGIDTMRAIEEITPSHLQGLIAQHRDLLPLMEEVSGRKFDMDRLKEITASSYRCTLLWKKVLRLAEQHPSPITFFDGTIHMGPAVVLRGDPRAERYYEMLIEELEGRVAEQVGAVDGETLRFYWDGMPVWGKIREHAELFASQQVCVSASTYCNSWIFEDLAHEDPFEGMARAYTELFIVRGEKYKLNYLEGMVRDYGIDGIIYHDAKTCPNNSNNRYGLPERVVEKLGIPYVVINGDLNDLRLYSEEQARTQFEALVEQLHETKHHSRG
- a CDS encoding acyl-CoA dehydratase activase, translated to MAQVFCGVDVGASATKLVLVDREGKTLARSVHTSGVDYQATSLLCLEESLAEAGASRDELQATVSTGYGRHNVAFADKTLTEIHCHGLGCYHLAPRAISIVDIGGQDNKVIRLEPGGRRANFKMNRKCAAGTGAFIEEIALRLGVNLEEMDPLARSAEKAVKLSSFCTVFAKTEILSHLRQGAAVEGIIRGAFESVVARVIEMDPLEGEVLATGGVVAHNPVIVEILSEKLDKEVSVPPHPQFTGALGAALAAIQESNHGDANA
- a CDS encoding acetate--CoA ligase family protein, translated to MLDGLFRPGSVAVIGASNNPFSIGNIVIRNLAAYGFKGPIYPINPKSRQIRSFKCFQSVLDVPDEIDLVNISVKHSLVPQVIKECGEKGVKFAIVHTAGFKEVGEEGIQREREMVELAHSYGMRIFGPNSQGIQNSDPEISVYANFTFVPMKPGNISIIAQGGGMGELLKLHLHNVGLGHRLYCSYGNECDLSMPEILEYYGQDEGTRAIMMQIESFKDPQAFLEVASKITPHKPILAIKAGRTHEGSVAVSSHTGTLVNQAAMARAMFRKAGVLEFHDSERMIKTAIALNSQNPPKGKRIGMVTNTGGPGIQMVDEAVHHGLELAQWSDAGRERLKESLYAEASLGNPVDVVATGGAEHYFAAVDTLLQEEGVDMVCVFFVTAPFVDLDAIAAKIREAADSSGKPLVMVVETSSEYYPLIDRLRESEIPVYEFAEDGARSLAFMAQYAALRDRDREDAPELSVDRQAAEKILAEYPEQYLPQDKALDVLAAYGLPLPAYAGIRGEEDLKSAAEKTGFPCVLKVDSPDLVHKSDEGGVILGIEDEEALAAAFADMEERFSGKQPGYLLMEQKETGREVILGVNASPGLGSLVLFGLGGVFVEVMKDVIVGVAPLSRPEAREMMQGIRAWPILEGIRGEDGVDLEALEDLLLRVSRLAADFPQIAEMDLNPVFLYAPGVAPSVVDVRMKVNSS